Proteins encoded within one genomic window of uncultured Desulfobacter sp.:
- the pspC gene encoding envelope stress response membrane protein PspC, with product MRYHKNHYRRAGAGMRGRQGRYGGFRQRMDRLTAAEGFYRSRRGIFLGVCRGLAEHLDVSVFWTRIIVFVLFLFTGFWPVGVLYFVAGLLLKIEPVIPLENENDKEFYQSYTHSRSSAIQRIKNKFDNIDRRIQRMEDTVTSKEFDFK from the coding sequence ATGAGATACCATAAAAATCATTATCGCCGTGCAGGTGCAGGCATGAGAGGACGACAGGGAAGATATGGCGGATTCCGTCAGAGAATGGACCGCCTGACAGCAGCCGAGGGATTTTATCGATCCAGACGGGGCATTTTCCTAGGCGTTTGCAGGGGCTTGGCTGAACATCTCGACGTCTCGGTATTCTGGACCCGGATTATTGTATTTGTCCTGTTTTTATTCACCGGATTCTGGCCGGTGGGCGTCCTTTATTTTGTTGCAGGACTTCTGCTTAAGATAGAGCCCGTCATTCCGCTTGAAAATGAAAACGACAAAGAATTTTACCAGTCCTATACCCACTCAAGATCCTCAGCCATCCAGCGGATTAAAAATAAATTTGACAACATTGACAGGCGGATTCAGCGCATGGAAGATACGGTAACGTCAAAAGAGTTTGATTTTAAATAA
- a CDS encoding type II toxin-antitoxin system RelE/ParE family toxin, whose amino-acid sequence MHIKRKTKLFFLYVFGKNERANTDKAELYYFRKLSSDLMSMDVLKLKN is encoded by the coding sequence TTGCATATAAAAAGGAAGACAAAACTATTTTTTCTGTATGTATTTGGTAAAAATGAAAGAGCTAATACAGACAAGGCAGAATTATACTATTTCAGAAAGCTGAGTTCAGATTTGATGTCAATGGATGTCCTCAAATTGAAAAATTAA
- a CDS encoding phage-shock protein, with the protein MKILFIAIITVGVSILALVILGIIIISIIRAAKTGGLSKNEKDIRAEETRMIQDIYNALPKMEERVEALETILIERGHQNR; encoded by the coding sequence ATGAAAATCCTATTTATTGCAATCATTACGGTCGGTGTGTCAATCCTTGCCCTGGTCATTCTTGGAATAATCATCATCTCCATTATCCGGGCAGCCAAAACCGGAGGGCTTTCAAAAAATGAAAAGGATATCCGGGCCGAAGAAACAAGAATGATCCAGGACATATACAATGCCCTGCCAAAAATGGAGGAACGGGTTGAAGCCCTTGAAACCATACTCATCGAACGCGGGCACCAAAACCGATAA
- the pspF gene encoding phage shock protein operon transcriptional activator produces MDDSPGAVSISEALGQSEAFLSFQEQISRVAPIERPVLILGERGTGKELASARLHFLSRRWQKPFVTLNCAALTTTLIESELFGYEKGAFTGAGTRRIGRFEQADGGTLFLDEIGNIPMEVQEKILRVVEYGRFERVGAVHPVHTDVRIVGAANVDLAQMARVGRFKQDLLDRLSFEVIYVPPLRVRKGDIMVLANHFAGRMAFELGFDQVPEFGKKAIQDLEAHVWPGNVRELKNVVERAVYKTNGPVITRIDFSPFISPYGPMPEPGTPSIKPTENRTSALSADKESNSDTESVLAQLADLPLKKAVLALERFRLSQALTAARFNQKQAAANLGLSYDQFRGLKKKHGM; encoded by the coding sequence ATGGATGATAGTCCTGGGGCTGTGAGCATATCCGAGGCTTTGGGGCAGTCTGAAGCGTTTTTAAGTTTCCAGGAACAGATTTCCCGGGTTGCACCCATTGAGCGGCCTGTACTGATTTTAGGAGAACGTGGTACAGGTAAGGAACTGGCTTCCGCACGGCTGCACTTTTTATCCCGGCGCTGGCAAAAACCTTTTGTTACCTTGAACTGCGCGGCTTTAACCACCACGTTGATCGAATCCGAGCTCTTTGGATATGAAAAAGGGGCGTTTACCGGAGCCGGTACCCGCCGCATCGGGCGGTTTGAACAGGCTGACGGAGGAACCCTGTTTTTAGATGAAATCGGAAATATTCCCATGGAAGTTCAGGAAAAAATTCTTCGGGTGGTGGAATACGGTCGGTTTGAAAGGGTAGGGGCTGTTCATCCCGTTCATACCGATGTCCGCATCGTGGGGGCGGCCAATGTGGATCTGGCCCAAATGGCTCGGGTTGGCCGTTTTAAACAGGATCTTTTAGACCGTCTCTCTTTTGAGGTGATTTATGTTCCCCCCTTACGGGTGCGCAAGGGGGATATCATGGTGCTTGCCAATCATTTTGCCGGGCGCATGGCCTTTGAATTGGGGTTTGATCAGGTACCTGAATTTGGAAAAAAAGCGATTCAGGATCTTGAAGCCCATGTGTGGCCTGGGAATGTCCGGGAACTGAAAAATGTGGTGGAACGTGCGGTGTATAAGACAAACGGCCCGGTTATTACCCGGATAGATTTTTCACCCTTTATATCGCCATACGGGCCGATGCCCGAACCTGGGACACCGTCAATCAAACCGACAGAAAACCGAACAAGCGCCTTATCTGCAGATAAAGAGTCAAACAGCGATACTGAATCGGTATTGGCACAGTTGGCCGATCTGCCGCTGAAAAAGGCTGTACTCGCCCTTGAACGCTTCCGTTTATCCCAGGCTTTAACCGCAGCCCGGTTTAACCAGAAACAGGCTGCGGCAAACCTTGGATTGTCCTATGACCAGTTCCGGGGCCTGAAAAAAAAGCATGGGATGTGA
- the pspA gene encoding phage shock protein PspA, whose translation MGIFTRFRDIVSSNINAMLDKAEDPEKMIKLMIREMEDTLIELKSSCAGAIANHKKVERLGQETREKEAFWNEKAELAVTKGRDDLARQALMEKRRFSQRLEVVETELVDLAGMVDQYKNDITELESKLKSAREKQRMLVQRHIRAQHKKRARQEIRRADSSEVVKKFEEMENHIERMEAEADLVDFGRRSSLETAFDDLAADEEIENELNAMKSSQSGTINDTKS comes from the coding sequence ATGGGTATTTTTACACGCTTTAGAGATATCGTATCTTCAAACATTAACGCCATGCTGGACAAGGCCGAAGATCCTGAAAAAATGATCAAACTCATGATCCGGGAAATGGAAGACACCCTGATCGAACTTAAATCATCCTGTGCCGGCGCCATTGCCAATCATAAAAAAGTGGAACGTTTAGGACAAGAGACCCGGGAAAAAGAGGCGTTCTGGAATGAAAAAGCAGAACTGGCCGTAACCAAAGGTCGTGACGACCTGGCCCGCCAGGCCCTGATGGAAAAACGCAGGTTCAGCCAACGCCTGGAGGTGGTGGAAACGGAACTTGTTGACCTTGCAGGCATGGTGGATCAGTACAAAAACGACATCACGGAACTTGAATCCAAGCTGAAATCCGCCCGGGAAAAACAGCGTATGCTGGTCCAGCGGCATATCCGGGCCCAGCATAAAAAACGCGCCAGACAAGAAATCCGCAGAGCCGATTCCTCCGAAGTAGTCAAGAAATTCGAAGAGATGGAAAATCATATTGAGCGCATGGAAGCCGAAGCCGATCTCGTTGATTTCGGCAGGCGCTCCAGTCTTGAAACTGCCTTTGATGACCTAGCCGCAGACGAGGAGATCGAAAATGAACTCAATGCAATGAAATCCTCCCAATCCGGAACAATTAATGATACAAAATCCTGA
- a CDS encoding IS66 family transposase has product MATVDKNSVRAEIDHLKQDFEKLCAEGKVSAEMRALMNSMLLIVELILSIFLEKKTRKDNKNSSLPSSQTPKDETSKSSSGSKGKGKEVSGKLSNARTKSTVTIAQAVTCDVCGQSLDQTPCLEYERRTKIDIIFEKVVDHVDAEIKECPNCNTTVKGSFPEDMPGPLQYGNGLKAFAIHLIISQMVALNRVQKQISAMIGAVISEVTLLKFVWRLYQALENWETQSIEAILQSPSIHVDETSFRVDRKNYWIHVYSSGGTTLKLLHRKRGKEAIVDLNIIPRYGGVIIHDCWASYLSYDHCGHGLCGSHLLRELTFIVDSNHYRWASNMKKLLQETCRKVAKRQEKCLTDKEYVNLQKRFRNILTRGEKELPAILPKPKGKRGKMAKSDAHNLWERLKKHEVAVLLFAKDPYVPFTNNRAERDLRMAKVKQKISGCFRRQQYAHAYCRISSYLQTMANKGVNPLVSIQLALTGEIPGVNFDRGE; this is encoded by the coding sequence ATGGCAACGGTGGATAAAAATAGTGTTCGGGCAGAAATAGACCATCTAAAACAGGACTTTGAAAAGCTTTGTGCTGAGGGCAAAGTATCTGCTGAGATGCGGGCACTAATGAACAGCATGCTACTTATTGTAGAATTGATATTATCCATCTTCCTTGAGAAAAAGACCCGCAAAGACAACAAAAATTCAAGCCTGCCGTCTTCACAAACGCCTAAGGATGAGACCTCTAAATCAAGCTCCGGAAGCAAAGGAAAGGGTAAAGAGGTCAGTGGAAAGCTTAGCAATGCCCGCACAAAATCAACCGTAACTATTGCTCAAGCTGTGACATGTGATGTATGTGGCCAATCCCTTGATCAGACACCCTGCCTGGAATATGAGCGGCGTACCAAAATAGATATCATCTTTGAAAAAGTCGTGGATCATGTTGATGCCGAAATTAAAGAGTGCCCCAACTGTAACACGACGGTCAAAGGAAGCTTTCCAGAGGATATGCCAGGCCCCTTGCAATATGGAAATGGACTCAAAGCATTTGCCATCCATTTGATCATCAGTCAAATGGTTGCCCTTAACCGGGTTCAAAAACAGATTTCCGCCATGATCGGTGCGGTAATTTCAGAAGTAACTCTCCTCAAGTTTGTTTGGCGACTTTATCAGGCACTTGAAAACTGGGAAACTCAATCAATAGAAGCTATTCTCCAGTCTCCATCAATCCATGTTGACGAGACATCCTTCAGGGTGGATCGAAAAAATTATTGGATACATGTATATTCTTCCGGTGGAACCACCCTGAAATTACTTCATCGAAAACGAGGCAAGGAGGCGATAGTAGATTTGAACATTATTCCCCGCTATGGTGGAGTAATAATCCACGATTGCTGGGCCTCATATTTGTCGTACGATCATTGTGGACATGGGCTTTGTGGTTCCCACCTTTTAAGAGAGTTAACATTTATTGTCGATTCCAATCATTACAGGTGGGCCAGCAACATGAAAAAGCTTTTGCAGGAAACCTGCCGTAAAGTAGCAAAGCGCCAGGAAAAGTGCCTGACTGATAAAGAATACGTTAATTTGCAAAAGCGGTTCCGCAACATCCTTACGCGAGGAGAGAAAGAGCTGCCGGCAATCCTGCCGAAACCAAAAGGCAAACGCGGCAAAATGGCCAAATCAGATGCCCACAATCTTTGGGAAAGGCTCAAAAAACATGAAGTGGCTGTTCTCCTGTTTGCCAAGGACCCATATGTTCCTTTCACCAATAACCGGGCTGAGCGTGATCTTCGAATGGCAAAGGTGAAGCAGAAAATATCCGGGTGTTTTCGACGTCAGCAATATGCGCATGCTTATTGTCGAATTTCAAGTTACCTGCAAACCATGGCCAACAAAGGAGTGAATCCTCTTGTTTCCATTCAGCTTGCTTTGACTGGTGAAATTCCCGGGGTCAATTTTGACCGGGGTGAGTAG
- a CDS encoding AAA family ATPase produces the protein MKDLLAWFGFKRFPFDKEIKTADIVETPIISEALARLAYMKRRGGIMLLTGDPGVGKTITTRRFADALNENIFKVIYTPLSTLNRNDILRHINALLGLQNKFTKSANYQQIQKELLDAREQRGRTIVIILDEAHLLKPGPLEELRLLTNFKMDSYDPFLMVLSGQSDLKRMMGYAVMEPFSQRIRMRYHMTGLSQEDTVNYITARLKWAGCTTPVFGNDALAAVHEYSYGFPRVIGNLCEEALTYAMFCDKKTVDADMVLKIKTTDDIKTH, from the coding sequence ATGAAGGATCTTCTGGCCTGGTTCGGCTTCAAACGCTTTCCTTTTGATAAGGAAATCAAAACGGCGGACATCGTTGAAACACCGATTATCAGTGAAGCCCTTGCACGGCTGGCGTATATGAAACGCAGGGGAGGTATCATGCTGTTAACCGGTGATCCTGGGGTGGGGAAAACCATCACAACCCGGCGGTTTGCCGATGCACTTAACGAAAATATTTTTAAGGTTATATACACGCCTCTGAGTACCCTTAACCGCAATGATATCCTTCGGCACATCAACGCCTTATTGGGGTTACAGAATAAATTTACCAAAAGCGCCAATTATCAGCAGATACAAAAAGAGCTTCTGGATGCCAGGGAGCAACGAGGCCGAACCATCGTGATCATCCTTGACGAAGCTCATCTGCTGAAACCCGGACCATTGGAGGAACTGCGGTTGTTGACCAACTTCAAGATGGACTCTTACGATCCCTTTCTGATGGTGCTGTCTGGGCAATCGGATCTGAAACGCATGATGGGGTATGCCGTTATGGAGCCATTCAGCCAGAGAATCAGGATGCGCTACCACATGACGGGCCTGTCACAAGAAGATACCGTCAATTATATTACAGCCCGTCTCAAGTGGGCTGGATGTACAACGCCTGTTTTTGGTAATGATGCCTTGGCAGCCGTCCATGAATACTCTTATGGATTTCCAAGGGTTATCGGCAACCTATGTGAGGAAGCCCTGACCTATGCCATGTTCTGTGACAAGAAAACGGTGGATGCAGATATGGTCCTGAAGATTAAGACCACGGATGATATCAAAACGCATTAA
- a CDS encoding penicillin acylase family protein — MKWILRVCVVFALLVVCCVILFFFLPHLNDYQDDGQLNFAGLSHPVTVTRDDSGIAYIHAENIGDLFFAQGFVTAQDRLFQMQMTRMYYEGRLSELAGAKAIDLDVRMHTIGISRMAKKQARILNPALRKQFQHYVDGINAFLKKCPGDLALEFRLAGVKPDLWQVKDCLGVLFYLGYSTAANLTTEIVSQMLLDTLGYEKTAMLLPLNINLDDPDDNGFIAMPPKENLGLALPFDPDLMAYAGDRALRVGSNNWAVAPEKSATGSALLAGDPHLDPRMLPGVWYPAGLICPGIRAVGAQIPGIPGMGVGRTGHIALSATNNYGDMVDLYIETVDPKNPDHYLEGGKSIAFGHIKERLQIKDKDAPGGFRTEPLDILTTRRGPVVSKVLKGLDGNKVFTLRFAPVESMTPDIGVLDILTAKNVEDLSLAMQDLPVACFNWVFADSSGNIGHQASGRIPVRRAGGTFPHVVKDAADNWQGWIVPDQMPGQINPEKKWVGTCNNKTVDSGFPHYYSSFFAPSFRYARLKELMAGKAEQTPLDMWRYQRDTGNIMARCIAPIMARIFLANGDTKDFGRILADWDFKDDPEKAGPLVFQAIYRHFALAVFEDDLGPQKVLTLLNAWYYWQERLLQFVQAGESLFFDDIRTAGKTETMADLFIRAAHAARKELSQSLGDNPAQWRWGDLHTLELINPLFRKGRLRNLFGTGPMPMGGSGETLYRGWYDFDAPYAVTHCASLRFVADMGDDEKLMAVLPGGTAGRTFHPHQKNLIKGFMEGAVQYWWFSDAAIKAHAKNTLTLLP, encoded by the coding sequence ATGAAATGGATTCTGCGTGTCTGTGTCGTTTTCGCTTTGCTGGTGGTTTGCTGTGTGATTCTATTTTTCTTTTTACCGCATTTGAATGATTACCAAGATGACGGACAATTAAATTTTGCAGGCTTAAGCCATCCTGTGACCGTCACCCGGGACGATTCGGGCATTGCCTATATCCATGCCGAAAATATTGGGGATTTGTTCTTTGCCCAAGGGTTTGTCACGGCCCAGGACCGGCTGTTTCAGATGCAGATGACCCGGATGTATTATGAAGGACGGCTGAGCGAACTGGCAGGGGCGAAGGCTATAGATCTGGATGTCCGCATGCATACTATCGGAATTTCACGCATGGCGAAAAAACAGGCCCGGATATTGAATCCTGCCTTGCGAAAACAGTTTCAGCACTATGTGGACGGCATAAATGCCTTTCTAAAAAAATGTCCGGGTGATCTTGCCTTGGAGTTTCGTTTGGCGGGGGTCAAGCCTGATTTGTGGCAGGTGAAAGATTGCCTTGGTGTGCTGTTTTATCTGGGGTATTCTACGGCGGCCAACCTGACCACGGAGATTGTTTCCCAGATGTTGCTGGATACCCTGGGGTATGAAAAAACCGCCATGCTTCTGCCTTTGAATATCAATTTGGATGACCCCGATGACAACGGTTTTATTGCCATGCCGCCCAAGGAGAACCTTGGGTTGGCTTTACCGTTTGACCCGGATCTTATGGCCTACGCCGGAGATAGGGCGTTGCGGGTGGGCAGTAACAACTGGGCCGTGGCACCGGAAAAGTCCGCTACCGGGTCTGCACTGCTGGCCGGCGATCCTCACCTGGACCCCAGAATGCTGCCCGGGGTATGGTATCCGGCAGGACTGATCTGCCCAGGCATCCGGGCTGTTGGAGCCCAGATTCCCGGCATCCCGGGTATGGGGGTGGGGCGTACCGGGCACATTGCATTGTCCGCCACCAACAATTATGGAGACATGGTGGATCTTTATATCGAAACCGTTGATCCAAAAAATCCGGATCATTATTTGGAAGGGGGCAAGTCCATTGCCTTTGGGCATATTAAAGAGCGGTTGCAAATTAAAGATAAGGATGCGCCCGGCGGTTTTCGAACAGAGCCCCTGGATATCCTGACCACCCGCAGGGGCCCGGTGGTGTCTAAAGTCCTCAAGGGGTTAGACGGAAATAAGGTGTTTACGCTTAGATTTGCGCCGGTAGAGTCCATGACGCCTGATATCGGGGTGCTGGATATACTTACGGCAAAAAATGTCGAAGATCTTTCCCTGGCAATGCAGGACCTGCCCGTGGCTTGTTTTAACTGGGTGTTTGCCGACAGTTCAGGCAATATCGGCCACCAGGCATCCGGCCGGATTCCGGTGCGCAGGGCGGGTGGCACGTTTCCCCATGTGGTCAAAGATGCCGCAGACAACTGGCAGGGCTGGATTGTCCCGGATCAGATGCCCGGGCAGATCAATCCGGAAAAAAAGTGGGTCGGCACCTGCAATAACAAAACAGTGGACTCAGGTTTTCCCCATTATTATTCATCCTTTTTTGCACCGTCATTTCGTTATGCAAGACTAAAGGAACTCATGGCGGGTAAAGCCGAGCAGACACCTTTAGACATGTGGCGGTATCAAAGGGATACAGGCAATATCATGGCCCGTTGCATCGCGCCGATTATGGCACGAATCTTTCTGGCGAACGGTGATACAAAAGATTTTGGGCGGATTCTGGCAGATTGGGATTTTAAAGATGACCCTGAAAAAGCGGGGCCTTTGGTTTTTCAAGCCATATACCGGCATTTTGCCTTGGCCGTATTTGAGGATGACCTGGGGCCGCAAAAGGTCTTGACCTTGTTGAATGCCTGGTATTACTGGCAGGAACGTCTCCTGCAGTTTGTACAGGCGGGGGAAAGTCTTTTTTTTGATGATATACGCACTGCCGGTAAAACCGAAACCATGGCGGATCTTTTTATCCGGGCTGCACATGCCGCCCGAAAGGAGTTGTCCCAAAGCCTTGGCGACAACCCTGCCCAATGGCGCTGGGGAGATCTGCATACCCTTGAATTGATTAATCCCCTTTTTCGTAAAGGGCGACTAAGGAATTTGTTTGGTACAGGGCCTATGCCCATGGGCGGATCCGGTGAAACTCTGTATCGGGGATGGTATGATTTTGACGCTCCCTATGCGGTGACCCATTGTGCATCCTTGCGCTTTGTGGCTGATATGGGGGATGATGAAAAGCTCATGGCTGTGTTGCCGGGTGGGACTGCGGGTCGAACCTTTCACCCTCATCAGAAAAATTTGATTAAAGGTTTTATGGAGGGAGCTGTCCAGTACTGGTGGTTTTCAGATGCTGCCATTAAGGCCCATGCAAAAAATACGCTGACTTTGTTGCCGTAA
- a CDS encoding AraC family transcriptional regulator yields MPSSVGKGGIDILSFASGLRLFTVEPQLKQPALFQTFIEKSCICFSFCLNGRSDYQPAGFDRPFQIKAGTGGFFSFPKTGECIETINGKQMLRIALMLDADHLFTLANGDEDRFYTVLKSLEKKAPCRMVDAITPAMRAILKQMLHCPYCGMTQRIFLEGKAMELLAHKLEQICPCGCDGTGINASDTERVHYAARLLVHDLENPPDIMTLTRSVGLNRNKLHRCFRQVFGRSPFEYLRNHRLQAAMQLLQGGETNVTEAALMVGYTNLSYFTKAFKSMFGVAPGKLRK; encoded by the coding sequence ATGCCCTCATCGGTTGGAAAGGGGGGCATCGATATTCTTTCCTTCGCCTCTGGACTTCGGTTGTTTACCGTTGAGCCGCAGCTCAAACAGCCGGCCCTTTTTCAGACATTCATAGAAAAATCTTGCATTTGTTTTAGCTTTTGCCTTAATGGTCGCTCCGATTACCAGCCGGCCGGCTTTGACCGGCCGTTTCAGATTAAAGCTGGAACTGGAGGCTTTTTTTCTTTTCCAAAGACTGGAGAGTGTATTGAAACGATTAATGGCAAACAGATGTTAAGGATTGCCCTGATGCTGGATGCCGACCATTTATTCACATTGGCCAACGGAGATGAAGATCGCTTTTACACGGTGCTGAAAAGTCTCGAAAAAAAAGCTCCCTGTCGCATGGTCGATGCCATAACGCCGGCAATGCGGGCAATTTTGAAGCAGATGCTGCATTGCCCGTATTGCGGCATGACCCAGCGGATTTTTCTGGAGGGCAAGGCCATGGAACTGCTGGCCCATAAGCTGGAACAGATCTGTCCTTGCGGTTGCGACGGAACAGGCATAAACGCCTCGGATACCGAACGGGTTCATTATGCCGCCCGATTGCTTGTCCATGACCTGGAAAACCCGCCGGATATCATGACCCTGACCCGGTCGGTCGGATTGAACCGGAACAAGCTGCACCGCTGTTTTCGACAGGTTTTCGGGAGATCTCCCTTTGAATATCTGCGTAACCACCGCCTGCAGGCAGCCATGCAACTACTGCAGGGTGGCGAGACCAACGTCACTGAAGCGGCATTGATGGTCGGCTATACCAACCTGAGTTATTTCACCAAGGCCTTTAAGTCTATGTTCGGGGTCGCTCCGGGCAAGCTACGAAAATAA
- a CDS encoding putative transposase, with protein MTQLMLPFISPGVTNINHLVSVWDSEGLWTYFFGIHPIYSHKSDDQRMFRLTIANLIESGACRQIEVISAFGISKTCVIRAQRKLRKYGSEEFFIDRRGSRTGGTVLTPKVLERAQRLLDNGLTRKQVAEELQVKYDTLGKAINDGRLKDTFISKCPNTKSERTIIDEKAADGLGTGCTRVVERVFAAFGDNSGASIEFSTCLDVPKGGVLCALPALVSNGLLEGAEQFLGTLKGYYKLYHILLLLAFMALCRIKTVEQIRGYAPGEFGKLMGLDRIPEVRCLRQKIKAMSTGNKAEKWASRLSRYWMDADTQAAGTLYIDGHVRVYHGELTKPPRRYVSRERLCLRGTTDYWVNDATGRPFFVIEKAIDPGMLKTIEKDIVPKLLNDIPNQPSQKELIAVPERCRFIMVFDREGYSPAFFKKMWDRYRISCMTYHKHPGRDWPEEWFHEHEVMMPNGQCVTMKLAEMGSKVGSGKNAMWMREIRKLTQSGHQTSLISTVFEQELTQLSAKMFSRWCQENFFRYC; from the coding sequence ATGACCCAACTAATGCTACCGTTTATTTCTCCAGGCGTTACAAACATAAATCATCTAGTCAGTGTCTGGGACTCAGAAGGGCTGTGGACATATTTTTTCGGAATTCACCCGATTTATTCGCATAAATCTGATGACCAGCGAATGTTCCGTTTAACCATTGCAAACCTGATCGAGTCTGGGGCATGCAGACAAATAGAAGTAATATCGGCATTTGGCATATCTAAAACCTGTGTGATCAGGGCGCAGAGAAAATTAAGAAAATATGGTTCGGAAGAATTCTTTATTGACCGGAGAGGGAGTCGCACCGGAGGAACGGTCTTGACCCCGAAAGTTCTTGAGCGAGCCCAGAGGCTTCTTGATAACGGGCTAACGAGAAAACAAGTCGCTGAAGAGCTTCAAGTAAAATACGATACTCTTGGCAAAGCGATTAATGATGGCCGATTAAAAGATACATTTATTTCTAAATGCCCTAACACCAAATCTGAACGTACAATTATAGATGAAAAAGCGGCAGATGGATTGGGTACAGGCTGTACCCGCGTCGTTGAGCGTGTATTTGCAGCATTCGGTGATAACAGTGGTGCCTCTATAGAGTTCTCAACCTGCCTTGATGTCCCTAAAGGCGGTGTTTTGTGTGCATTGCCTGCTTTGGTATCCAATGGCTTGCTGGAGGGGGCTGAACAATTTTTAGGCACCTTGAAGGGTTATTACAAGCTTTACCATATTCTCTTGCTTCTTGCTTTTATGGCGCTGTGTCGTATCAAAACAGTGGAACAAATACGGGGCTATGCGCCAGGCGAATTTGGAAAACTTATGGGCCTCGACCGTATCCCGGAAGTACGCTGTTTAAGGCAAAAAATCAAAGCCATGAGTACTGGCAATAAAGCAGAAAAATGGGCTTCTCGTTTAAGTAGGTATTGGATGGATGCGGATACCCAAGCAGCAGGAACATTATATATTGATGGTCATGTGCGTGTATACCATGGCGAACTGACAAAACCTCCCAGAAGGTATGTATCTCGTGAGCGCCTATGCTTGAGGGGGACAACGGACTATTGGGTAAACGATGCAACCGGTCGGCCCTTTTTTGTAATAGAAAAAGCCATAGATCCCGGAATGCTGAAAACCATAGAAAAAGATATTGTTCCCAAATTGCTAAATGACATTCCGAACCAGCCCAGCCAAAAAGAGCTGATTGCTGTGCCGGAAAGATGTCGGTTTATTATGGTTTTTGACAGGGAGGGTTACAGTCCCGCCTTTTTTAAAAAAATGTGGGATAGATATCGTATCAGTTGCATGACTTACCACAAGCATCCTGGTAGAGACTGGCCTGAAGAGTGGTTTCATGAGCATGAGGTAATGATGCCTAATGGGCAATGTGTAACCATGAAACTGGCAGAAATGGGCAGCAAGGTTGGCAGCGGAAAGAATGCTATGTGGATGCGGGAAATTCGAAAGCTGACTCAATCAGGGCATCAGACAAGCCTGATAAGCACTGTTTTTGAACAGGAACTGACCCAACTGAGTGCCAAGATGTTTAGTCGATGGTGTCAGGAAAACTTCTTCCGATATTGTTGA